GAGTCGGAGGTAAGGCTTACCGAGTATCAGCATAACCTGGAGGATATCGTCCGAAAGAGGACCATCGATCTTGAGAGGACCAACGACGAGTTGATCCTGGCGAAAGAGAGGGCGGAATCGGCTAACGCCGCTAAAAGCGCCTTTTTGGCCAATATGAGCCACGAGATAAGGACTCCTATTAACGTTATGCTTGGTATGACCGACTTAGTTCTGGATTCCTCCGATATATCCGGCAGAGACAGGGATTTCCTCGAAAACTCTCGCTTTGCTGGAAAGGATTTGCTTCACCTCATCGATAATATACTGGATCTATCCAGAGTCGAGGCCAGGGAGATGGTCCTTAAGACCGAGCCCTGTGGCCTTGAGGATCTCTGTCGCTCTGTTGTGGAGATGACCAGAGCAGGGGGCATGGCGGAAGGGCTGATAGTGGAATACGTATGGGATAAAACCCTGCCGAATAAGGTTCTGTGCGACCCCGCTAGGTTGAAGCAGGTCATGATGAATCTGATGAACAACGGCGCAAAGTTCACGGAAAAAGGCGGAATAACCCTTACTGTGTCCCCTCTTAGAATTTCCGAGGGGGAGGTTTCCCTTCGATTCTCCGTCAAAGACTCGGGGCTTGGCATACCGGAGGAGAAGCTGGGCAAGATATTCGATACCTTTTATCAAGGTGACGCCTCTCTTTCCAAGCGATTTAAAGGAGCGGGGCTGGGTCTGGCTATATCACGCCAGATAATCGACCTTATGGGAGGTCGTATCTGGGTTAAGAGTAAAGTCGGTGTTGGATCTACCTTTTTTGTCGACGTGGTTTTCCCGATCGTTAGGGAGGATAAAGAGCCTAAGCGGAAAGAGGATAAAGACGAGCTGCCTGTCCCTAGGGGGCTAAAGGTGTTGCTGGTCGAGGATAATATGTTAAACC
The uncultured Dethiosulfovibrio sp. genome window above contains:
- a CDS encoding ATP-binding protein; its protein translation is MMESKEKLKALEKERELVVGYLDAVLSFNSRSSVLGEVVNKEKLLTDASGKVRRLCPFSAVAFYLVDREDQDFCLDFCDPDDWVPFIEREHEGLVEDGTFAWVLGRTQPTVLNSIDERYSVMLCSLSTSSRIMGMFMAVYDRDKGYIDDISLSFMALILSITSISLQNLELYTLVQELNRDLEKKVARLVESEVRLTEYQHNLEDIVRKRTIDLERTNDELILAKERAESANAAKSAFLANMSHEIRTPINVMLGMTDLVLDSSDISGRDRDFLENSRFAGKDLLHLIDNILDLSRVEAREMVLKTEPCGLEDLCRSVVEMTRAGGMAEGLIVEYVWDKTLPNKVLCDPARLKQVMMNLMNNGAKFTEKGGITLTVSPLRISEGEVSLRFSVKDSGLGIPEEKLGKIFDTFYQGDASLSKRFKGAGLGLAISRQIIDLMGGRIWVKSKVGVGSTFFVDVVFPIVREDKEPKRKEDKDELPVPRGLKVLLVEDNMLNRKLAEAMLAGLDWTIDSAEDGFKAVESVLKGVYDLILMDVQMPGMNGLEATERIREIERSGEISYSPVIIAMTANAMKGDREMCLNAGMNDYLTKPINKKLMLQTIALSVGDR